The segment GCTGGCACTCGATGCAAAGCCGAATGCGAAAGCGAGGCATGACATGATAGATTCTCTCTACACCGTGGGGGAGATGGCGAAACGCATGGGCGTTTCGGTGAGGACCCTGCAGTATTACGATCGGCAGGGCCTTCTGGTCCCCTCGGCGCACTCCGAGGGAGGACGGCGTTTGTACGGTGCCCAGGATGCGATCAGGCTCCAGCAGATCCTCTCCCTCAAATACCTGGGCCTTTCGCTCGACGACATCAAAAGCCAGCTTGCGAAAAGCGAAGGCGAACCCGATGTGCGCGCTATTGTGGCCCAGCAGATATCGATCATGGAAGCGAAGGTCGATCGACTGCAGGAGTCGATCCGCACGCTGAGGCTCGTCATGGACGATATCGAGGGATCGGACGGGGTCGATTTCGCCTCCGTCGCCGATGCGCTCTCGACCATTCGCCTCGTTGAAACGCGCAACTGGATCGAACTCGATCGGTTCGACGACGGGTTGCGCACCCATATCGAGCGTCAGAGCGAAACCGACGAGCAGTTCAAGCTGCGCCTCGCTTGCCGGTTCGAGCGCGTTTCGAACCGCATGTTCGACCTTGCGCAGGCCAACGTGGATCCGACGGGGCCTGAGGGGCAGGCGGCGGCAAAAGAGGCATGGGACATGATCCAGGAGTTCACAGGTGGCGATGCGAGCTTGCTATCTCAGCTCAACGCATTCAACAAGGAGAAGGGATCGTGGCCCGAAGCCATGCGGGAGCGCCAGCAGACCATCGATGATTTCATGGGCAGAGCGCTTGACTGCTATACCCGTTCCCTCTCGATCGATTTGGAAGGAGGCATCTTATGAGGTGCGCTCTTTCGGTGACGGGGCTTGTAAAGGCCTACGGCCAGAACCAGGTGCTCAAGGGGGTTTCGTTCGAGCTGCGCTACGGGGAGGTGCTTGCGCTGCTCGGCATGAACGGTGCGGGGAAGACGACGACGATGGAGTGCATCGAAGGACTTCGCCGCGTCGACGGCGGGACCATCGAGGTTGACGGGAGGCTCGGTGTTCAGCTGCAATCGTCGAGTATCGTCAGCGAATGCACGGTTGACGAGGCTGTCAGGTTGTTCTGTGTATGGAACCATGCGCCGGCAGAGCCGATCCTCTCGCTCTTCGGACTCGAGGCTCTGCGAAAGAAGCGGTACGTGTCGCTGTCGGTAGGGCAAAAACGCAAGCTCCATCTTGCGCTTGCGCTCGTCGGCGATCCCGATATCGTCATCCTCGATGAACCGACTGCGGGTCTCGATGTGGAATCGAGGATGCGGCTGCACGATGAAATCCGCATGCTCAAGGAGGCCGGCAAGGCCGTGCTGCTTTCGAGCCACGATATGGCCGAGGTAGAAAGCCTCTGCGACCGTCTAGCGGTGCTGCGCGGCGGACGCATTGCATTTGCAGGCACGCCGCACGAGTTCAAAAAGCATGTGGGCACGCAGGTGCTCATCACGTTCAAGCTTACCCGAGCGCTTCCTGCAACGAAGTTTTCGACCTGCACGCTCGTAGAGGCCGATGGCGAGCGATGCGTGGTGCGCACGCCCAACGTCGCTCGCGCGCTCGAAGAGATCATGGCCGTGGGAGGCCGTCAGGGAATCGAGGTACTCGAGGTGAATACCGAGCAGGTGAGTTTAGAGCAGCGGTTTCTCGAAGTGTCGAAGGAAGGTGGGAAATCATGAAAGCGTTCTGGTACGGGGCTTTGCTCCAGTGGAAAATCGATATCAGGCGCAAGGATGTCCTGGTCATGTACTATCTTATGCCCCTTGCGTTCTTTCTGTTCATGGGAGGCATATTCTCATCGATCGATGCGGGGATGAAGGAGACGCTTGTGTACGCAATGAGCGTGTTCGCCGTGTGCGCGGGTGCGCTGTGCGGTGTGCCGACCTCCGTAGTTTCGTTTTACGGAACCGGCATGAAAAACGCGTACAAGGTGGGTGGTGTGCCGGTGTGGACCGCGTGGGCGAACAGTTTCGTTTCGGCGGTTCTCCACCTTGCGGTGACGACGGCTGTCATAGCCGTGCTGGCTCCGATCGTTTTCGGAGCGCAACCGGTAGCGGATTTGCCCCGTTTCATCGGGGTGGCGGTAAGTTTCACCCTTTCTCTGATAGCGGTAGGCGCGCTGCTCGGGCTGCTTGCAAAGAGTCAGACCAAGCTCTCGATGGCCGCCATGATGCTGTTTTTGGTGTGCATCATGCTTTCGGGAATCATGCTGCCCGATCAGTTTCTGCCCGAGGCATTCAGGACGGTTGGGGAGTTTCTGCCTTCAAGATGGGCCTACGAGGCGTTTTCGGGCGTCGAGGTGCCGAGAAACGTTGGTTTGTTACTCGGATTGTGCGCGGTCTGTGTAACTCTTGCCGCAGTGCGCTTGAAGGTGATCGCAAGCCGAGAATGAGCGGGCTGCTAGATGCGTTCTTCGAGATCGATCTGCATGAGGTAGACGTTCTCGCGCATGCGCTTTGCGGCGACGCGGCTCAATCGATCTGCATTGTACATTGCTTGCACCTGCTCGAGCTCGATTCTTAAACCTGCTTGCTCTACCGCTATCGTATCGGATACTCGTTTGGTGATGGCGGTGACGCTCGGGCGGGCGGCCCTCAGCGCAGCGAGCGTACGCTGGTATTCCAAGATGAGCTCACTGACATCCTCGGTGGGGGCGTCGGGGCTTGCCATCTCTTCTCGCAGCTTCGAAATGGCGTAGTTGCCGGTGGCGATCTGGAGGCTTCTCAGCTCTTCGGCGTTCTGCGACGAGGTTTTTCCGGGCAGCGCGTGGGTGAACCGTTGCCAAATGGCGCGCGAGAACAGCCCGAACCGTCGGAAGGCGTTGCGCCTTACCCAGCTGTAACGGTGCTCGTGCTTGATGAGATTCTGCACGTAGGCGAGGTGATTCAGGTGCTTGTAGCCGATCATGGGATCGATCTCGCTCTTGTCGATGAGCTCGAGCGTGTAGTCCTGCTCCCACCGAAGCGCTTTGATGCGCAACTCCTTGTTAGGCTCTATCTCGATATCGCTCGTATCTTTCAGGCGGTTGATGCGTTCGTTGTAGGAGCGGATGACCTTTTGCGTGGCCCGCCTGTTCTCGGGCGTCTGGTTAGCCGTGAGCTCCTCGATGACCGCACGGTAGATGTCGATGACGGTTTCAACCTCGTCTTCGTCGAGAATCGCCGTGCCTTTCGCCTTGTCTGCCTTCGGAGCTATGAGCGGAACGACGAA is part of the Raoultibacter phocaeensis genome and harbors:
- a CDS encoding MerR family transcriptional regulator, whose product is MIDSLYTVGEMAKRMGVSVRTLQYYDRQGLLVPSAHSEGGRRLYGAQDAIRLQQILSLKYLGLSLDDIKSQLAKSEGEPDVRAIVAQQISIMEAKVDRLQESIRTLRLVMDDIEGSDGVDFASVADALSTIRLVETRNWIELDRFDDGLRTHIERQSETDEQFKLRLACRFERVSNRMFDLAQANVDPTGPEGQAAAKEAWDMIQEFTGGDASLLSQLNAFNKEKGSWPEAMRERQQTIDDFMGRALDCYTRSLSIDLEGGIL
- a CDS encoding ABC transporter ATP-binding protein, which codes for MRCALSVTGLVKAYGQNQVLKGVSFELRYGEVLALLGMNGAGKTTTMECIEGLRRVDGGTIEVDGRLGVQLQSSSIVSECTVDEAVRLFCVWNHAPAEPILSLFGLEALRKKRYVSLSVGQKRKLHLALALVGDPDIVILDEPTAGLDVESRMRLHDEIRMLKEAGKAVLLSSHDMAEVESLCDRLAVLRGGRIAFAGTPHEFKKHVGTQVLITFKLTRALPATKFSTCTLVEADGERCVVRTPNVARALEEIMAVGGRQGIEVLEVNTEQVSLEQRFLEVSKEGGKS
- a CDS encoding ABC transporter permease; amino-acid sequence: MKAFWYGALLQWKIDIRRKDVLVMYYLMPLAFFLFMGGIFSSIDAGMKETLVYAMSVFAVCAGALCGVPTSVVSFYGTGMKNAYKVGGVPVWTAWANSFVSAVLHLAVTTAVIAVLAPIVFGAQPVADLPRFIGVAVSFTLSLIAVGALLGLLAKSQTKLSMAAMMLFLVCIMLSGIMLPDQFLPEAFRTVGEFLPSRWAYEAFSGVEVPRNVGLLLGLCAVCVTLAAVRLKVIASRE